The Medicago truncatula cultivar Jemalong A17 chromosome 4, MtrunA17r5.0-ANR, whole genome shotgun sequence genome includes a region encoding these proteins:
- the LOC120579974 gene encoding secreted RxLR effector protein 161-like — translation MNEAKIMATPMHPSSSLDKDETGKNISEKEYRGMIGSLLYLTASRPDIVFAVGLCARFQASPRESHLTAVKRIFRYLVGTTDLGLWYSKGSCFDLTAYCDADYAGDKIERKSTSGTCQFLGKALISWSCRKQNTIALSTTEAEYVSAANCCSQVLWIRNQLEDFSIRYENIPYFVTIRVQ, via the coding sequence atgaatgaagccAAAATTATGGCTACTCCCATGCATCCATCCTCTAGTCTAGATAAAGACGAGACAGGAAAAaatatttctgaaaaagaatataggGGAATGATTGGTTCCCTTTTGTATTTAACTGCTAGTAGACCAGATATTGTCTTTGCAGTAGGTTTATGTGCACGCTTTCAAGCCTCTCCAAGAGAATCACATTTAACTGCAGTCAAAAGAATTTTcagatatctagtaggtactactgatcttggcctttggtatagcAAAGGGTCCTGTTTTGATTTAACAGCTTATTGCGATGCTGACTATGCTGGAGACAAGATAGAAAGAAAGAGCACAAGTGGCACATGTCAGTTTCTCGGGAAAGCACTAATCAGCTGGTCATGTAGAAAGCAAAACACTATTGCTTTATCAACTACTGAAGCTGAATACGTGTCAGCAGCAAATTGCTGCTCTCAAGTATTATGGATAAGAAATCAGTTAGAAGATTTCTCAATCAGGTATGAAAACATTCCATATTTTGTGACAATACGAGTGCAATAA
- the LOC25493030 gene encoding uncharacterized protein At1g66480, with the protein MGNTFGSKKTTKVMKIDGETMKLKTPIKAGEVLKDHPGLVLLDSEAVKHYGVRAKVIEAHKELQPKRLYFLVELPKETKPRRIRSGIQMSAKDRLDNLVLTRRSASDLSILKQSKMNDNSGELEGKENGGGVRLKVRLPKAEVEKLMRDCKDEAEAAEMIMRLYKASGKGEKETIVKESPRTPRTPRTPRQKRVSFMPSNEGGIQIAVAS; encoded by the exons ATGGGGAACACTTTTGGTTCAAAAAAGACCACAAAGGTCATGAAAATAGATGGTGAAACAATGAAGCTAAAAACACCAATAAAAGCTGGAGAAGTGCTTAAGGATCATCCAGGTCTTGTTTTGTTAGATTCTGAAGCAGTTAAGCATTATGGTGTTAGGGCAAAGGTAATTGAAGCACACAAAGAGTTACAACCAAAGAGGCTTTATTTTCTTGTGGAGCttccaaaagaaacaaaaccaaGAAGGATTCGTTCCGGGATTCAAATGAGTGCCAAAGATAGACTTGATAATTTAGTGCTTACTAGGAGATCTGCTTCTGATTTGTCAATTTTGAAACAAAGTAAAATGAATGATAATAGTGGTGAATTGGAAGGTAAGGAGAATGGTGGTGGGGTGAGGTTGAAAGTTAGGCTTCCTAAGGCTGAGGTGGAGAAGTTGATGAGGGATTGCAAAGATGAGGCTGAGGCTGCAGAGATGATTATGCGTTTGTATAAGGCCAGTGGCAAAGGGGAAAAGGAGACTATAGTTAAGGAGAGTCCGAGGACTCCGAGAACTCCGAGAACACCACGACAG AAAAGGGTGAGTTTTATGCCAAGCAATGAAGGAGGGATTCAAATAGCTGTGGCTTCATAA
- the LOC25493031 gene encoding pentatricopeptide repeat-containing protein At1g11290, chloroplastic — MPLSYLNVAKSRTFCSYKLIHKHAPFATIENASLFNQPSSIFSSLLREFSNTLIDVKSIHAQIIRNYASNQHFLATKLIKIYSNLGFLNYAYKVFDQCPHRETILCNAMMGGFLKNMEYKEVPKLFKMMGLRDIELNSYTCVFGLKACTVLLDDEVGMELVRMAVRKGFHLHPHVGSSMINFLVKCGNLNDARMVFDGMPERDVVCWNSIIGGYVQEGLLKEVIQLFVEMISCGIRPSSVTMASILKACGESGHKKLGTCVHVFVLALGMGDDVFVLTSLVDMYCNVGDTESAFLVFNRMCSRSLISWNAMISGCVQNGMVPESFSLFHKLVQSGDGFDSGTLVSLIRGCSQTSDLENGKVLHACIIRKGLESNLVLSTAIVDMYSKCGAIKQASDVFRTMEKRNVITWTAMLVGLSQNGYAEGALKLFCRMQEENVAANSVTLVSLVHCCAHLGSLKKGRSVHGHLIRHGYEFNAVNMSALIDMYAKCGKIHSAEKLFYNGFHLKDVILCNSMIMGYGMHGQGHQALRVYDRMIDERLKPNQTTFVSMLTACSHSGLVEEGRTLFHCMERVHNIKPSDKHYACFVDLLSRAGYLEEAYALVKQIPVEPSIDVLEALLGGCRIHKNINMGIQIADRLISLDYLNTGIYVMLSNIYSEARRWESVNYIRGLMRKRGLKKTPAFSLTEVGNQVFTFFAGDDSHPGWENIKQLLENLRLEVEASGYVADTSCVLRDVNETMKVQLLWGHSERLAIAFGLLNTPYGSLIRITKNLRICVDCHTVTKYISKIVKREIIVRDANRFHHFVNGECSCNDYW; from the coding sequence ATGCCTTTATCATATTTAAACGTCGCTAAATCCAGGACATTCTGTAGCTACAAGCTCATTCACAAGCATGCACCATTTGCTACCATTGAAAATGCCTCATTATTTAACCAAccttcttcaattttttcttcactATTACGTGAATTCTCAAATACCCTTATCGATGTCAAATCCATCCACGCACAAATTATCAGAAATTATGCATCAAATCAACATTTTTTGGCCACAAAACTTATCAAAATCTATTCTAATTTGGGTTTTCTTAATTATGCATATAAGGTGTTTGATCAATGTCCTCACAGAGAAACCATACTTTGTAATGCCATGATGGGTGGATTCCTTAAGAACATGGAATATAAAGAGGTTCCCAAGTTGTTTAAAATGATGGGTTTGCGTGATATTGAACTAAATAGTTATACTTGTGTTTTTGGTCTCAAGGCTTGTACTGTTCTATTGGATGATGAGGTTGGAATGGAACTTGTTAGGATGGCTGTTAGAAAGGGATTTCATTTGCATCCGCATGTTGGTAGTTCGATGATTAACTTTTTGGTGAAATGTGGGAATCTTAACGATGCGCGGATGGTCTTTGATGGGATGCCTGAAAGGGATGTTGTATGTTGGAATTCGATAATTGGAGGCTATGTGCAGGAGGGCCTTTTGAAAGAGGTAATTCAGTTGTTTGTTGAGATGATTAGTTGTGGGATAAGGCCGAGTTCTGTGACTATGGCTAGCATACTTAAAGCGTGTGGCGAAAGTGGACACAAGAAACTGGGAACGTGTGTTCATGTTTTTGTGCTTGCATTAGGCATGGGTGATGATGTTTTTGTGCTTACTTCATTGGTTGATATGTATTGTAATGTTGGTGACACTGAAAGTGCTTTTTTGGTTTTCAATAGAATGTGTAGTAGAAGCTTGATTTCATGGAATGCTATGATTTCAGGATGTGTTCAAAATGGTATGGTGCCtgaatctttttctctctttcataaACTGGTCCAAAGTGGTGACGGGTTTGATTCGGGGACGTTGGTGAGCCTTATTCGAGGATGTTCTCAAACATCTGATTTGGAAAACGGGAAAGTCCTCCATGCTTGTATAATTAGAAAAGGACTTGAATCAAATCTAGTTTTATCCACTGCAATTGTTGATATGTATTCTAAATGTGGTGCCATAAAGCAGGCATCTGATGTTTTCAGAACAATGGAAAAAAGGAATGTAATTACTTGGACTGCTATGCTGGTGGGTTTATCACAAAATGGCTATGCAGAGGGTGCCTTGAAATTATTTTGTCGGATGCAAGAAGAAAATGTGGCTGCCAATTCTGTCACTCTTGTTAGTCTTGTGCATTGTTGTGCCCACCTAGGATCTCTCAAGAAAGGAAGGAGTGTACATGGCCATTTGATCCGGCATGGTTATGAATTCAATGCTGTTAATATGTCGGCTTTGATTGATATGTATGCCAAGTGTGGCAAAATTCACTCTGCTGAGAAGCTATTCTATAATGGATTCCACTTAAAAGATGTTATACTTTGTAACTCTATGATTATGGGTTACGGAATGCACGGTCAAGGACATCAAGCTCTTCGTGTCTATGATAGAATGATAGACGAAAGGCTCAAGCCAAACCAAACTACATTTGTTTCTATGCTAACAGCATGCAGTCACTCAGGCCTCGTTGAAGAGGGTAGGACTTTGTTCCACTGTATGGAAAGAGTTCATAATATTAAGCCTAGTGACAAACACTATGCTTGTTTTGTGGATCTTCTTAGTCGAGCAGGCTATCTTGAGGAAGCATATGCATTGGTTAAACAAATTCCCGTTGAACCAAGCATTGATGTGCTCGAGGCTTTGCTCGGCGGTTGCAGAatccataaaaatattaatatgggGATACAAATTGCAGATAGATTAATTTCTTTAGATTACTTGAACACGGGAATTTACGTTATGTTGTCGAATATATATTCTGAAGCAAGAAGATGGGAGTCGGTTAATTACATAAGGGGCCTCATGAGGAAAAGGGGCCTGAAGAAAACACCTGCTTTTAGTTTAACTGAAGTAGGTAACCaagttttcacattttttgcTGGTGATGATTCTCATCCTGGTTGGGAAAATATTAAACAATTGCTAGAAAATTTGAGGCTTGAGGTGGAGGCTTCTGGTTATGTTGCTGATACGAGTTGTGTCCTTCGTGATGTAAATGAAACGATGAAGGTTCAGTTGCTCTGGGGACATAGTGAGAGATTAGCTATAGCATTTGGACTTCTAAACACGCCATATGGAAGCTTGATTAGAATCACCAAAAATCTTCGCATCTGTGTTGACTGTCATACTGTCACCAAATACATATCAAAAATAGTTAAGAGGGAAATTATTGTAAGGGATGCTAACCGCTTTCATCACTTTGTTAATGGAGAATGCTCTTGCAATGATTACTGGTAA
- the LOC25493029 gene encoding putative 1-phosphatidylinositol-3-phosphate 5-kinase FAB1C yields MGIPDSSFLDLIEKVRSWVSWGVGDLNTFSENFDMQNSVCKMCCECNRNFNDMTQCKYNCKSCGRWLCGKCIRGCDLPNPESDSGFKETISSCKFCSVTNRTCEGGQRKCIEKVHPAVSPQESPRESPEPPSPCFSVETERDGYFGRHFHDRECEYYAHSMISRSLSSSGAHPSSVSTLPSTLRSDEEGTEDFGKHSLSPSRTYCDNNSDVDSSSVSARHDTYNFNSVGTSPSDSPSRIDFASSRAGLPIQKKGQEKSSVPQNDVPSGQQSTAVLRKPEPGTEDAYNTTYFSDDLSIFRNQNENLQRPLDFENNGLIWFPPPPEDEDADAEGNFFTYDDEDDDIGDSGALFSSNSSLSTMFPAKEKHNEGNKEPLKSVVQGHFRALVSQLLQGEGIQIGKENDSGDWLDIVATVAWQAANFVRPDTSKGGSMDPGDYVKVKCIASGSPSDSTLIKGVVCTKNIKHKRMTSQYKKPRLLLLGGALEYQKVPNQLASFDTLLQQENDHLKMIISKIEALRPNVLLVEKSVASQAQEYLLAKEISLVLNVKRPLLERIARCTGALITPSVDSLSKARLGHCELFRLDRIVENHEAGNQFNKKPSKTLMFFEGCPRRLGCTVLLKGKCREELKTIKHVVQYAIFAAYHLSLETSFLADEGATLPKMIVKHSTDMPESATADTDISVISDTFSSTMCQSEADDASKVKDSVGHDVMIGNLGSVSENLNEHNFHSYTDAMVDYSADNVLSDPYCNNLTSNLTLESDFLHQCNESEGETMSRDPSRVDLQETMFQEENECEVVDSTKDNMIEDEFSGEYFSATEAHQSILVYFSSHCVSKGTVCERTRLLRIKFYGSFDKPLGRYLHDDLFDQTSCCQSCKEPGEAHVLCFTHQQGNLTINVRRLPSVKLPGERDGKIWMWHRCLRCPFVDGVPPATRRVVMSDAAWGLSFGKFLELSFSNHATANRVATCGHSLQRDCLRFYGFGSMVVFFRYSPIDVLSVHLPPSVLEFGYIQEKWIRKVAGELFSKVETLYVEISNVLEQLETNVLSPGIGNELADAYDIHNHILDLKDMLLKEKMDYHSLLKSANETAEPGNMTLDILELNRLRRSLLIGSHVWDHRLNSLDSLIKKSLSSKVKQETESFADGKELRVDSLHKDQSFDSWLEQNNSQPSKLHESHESHKLVEPDDQPKSRRASEASACSLDGEEPHSDAEFVSNKTSSECMPPNESNLSEKIDLAWTGTDQPVQVNASVKRLAQPMRVHSFDSALRVQDRIKKDLPLSLHMSTLRSFHASGDYRNMVRDPISNVLQNYFQMLPWESQRINLILSSTPSFISSISHIAEGARLLLPQTCHSNRVIAVYDNDYSSIISYALSSKDYEDCVSGKSDVRDGSWNAHERNKEDLTNSSLSAWATLDLDYINYGSYGSDEVPSSISSLIRDKKTSLHLPISFGDDSLGAGGKVNFSVTCYFAKQFDSLRKKCCPNEVDFVRSLSRGRRWSAQGGKSNVYFAKSLDERFIIKQVTKTELESFEEFAPQYFKYMMDATNSGGPTCLAKILGIYQVTVKYPKGGKETKIDLMVMENLFYKRNISRVYDLKGSERSRYNADTTGTNKVMLDMNLLETLRTKPIFLGSRAKRKLERAVWNDTSFLASVDVMDYSLLVGVDDEKKELVLGIIDYMRQYTWDKHLETWVKASGFLGGPKNAAPTIVSPKQYKKRFRKAMTTYFLTLPDQWSS; encoded by the exons ATGGGAATACCTGATAGTTCATTTTTAGATCTAATAGAAAAAGTTAGGTCTTGGGTTTCTTGGGGAGTTGGTGATTTGAATACATTTTCTGAGAATTTTGATATGCAAAATAGTGTCTGCAAAATGTGTTGTGAGTGTAATAGGAATTTTAATGATATGACTCAGTGCAAATATAATTGCAAAAGCTGTGGCCGGTGGTTGTGTGGGAAGTGTATCAGAGGTTGTGATCTGCCAAATCCTGAATCTGATAGTGGATTCAAGGAAACTATAAGTTCTTGCAAGTTTTGTTCGGTTACGAATAGGACGTGTGAGGGGGGTCAAAGGAAATGTATTGAGAAAGTGCATCCTGCTGTTTCACCACAAGAGAGTCCTAGAGAAAGTCCTGAGCCACCTTCACCGTGCTTTAGTGTTGAAACTGAAAGAGATGGTTACTTTGGACGACATTTTCATGATCGAGAGTGTGAGTATTATGCTCACTCCATGATCAGTAGGAGTTTGAGCTCATCTGGTGCTCATCCTTCTTCAGTATCCACTCTTCCATCTACCTTAAG GAGTGATGAAGAAGGGACGGAAGATTTCGGGAAGCACTCTCTCAGTCCATCTCGTACATATTGTGATAACAATTCAGATGTAGATTCAAGTAGCGTTAGTGCTAGACATGACACTTACAACTTTAATTCTGTGGGGACAAGTCCTTCAGATAGCCCTTCTAGGATTGATTTTGCTTCCAGTAGGGCCGGGCTTCCTATCCAGAAGAAGGGGCAGGAGAAAAGTTCCGTCCCTCAGAATGATGTTCCCTCTGGTCAACAAAGTACGGCGGTTTTAAGAAAGCCTGAACCTGGGACTGAGGATGCATATAACACTACTTATTTTTCGGATGACTTGTCAATTTTCCGGAACCAGAATGAGAATTTGCAGAGGCCGTTGGATTTTGAAAACAATGGCCTTATTTGGTTTCCTCCACCACCTGAAGACGAAGATGCTGATGCAGAAGGCAATTTCTTTACATATGACGACGAGGATGATGACATTGGTGACTCAGGTGCCTTGTTCTCATCCAATAGCAGTCTATCAACTATGTTTCCTGCTAAAGAGAAGCACAATGAGGGAAACAAGGAACCTTTAAAATCTGTCGTACAGGGGCATTTTAGAGCTCTTGTTTCACAACTTTTACAGGGAGAGGGAATTCAAATTGGTAAAGAAAATGATTCTGGGGACTGGCTCGACATAGTTGCAACTGTAGCATGGCAGGCCGCTAACTTTGTGAGACCAGACACTAGCAAAGGTGGCAGTATGGATCCTGGTGATTATGTTAAGGTCAAATGTATTGCATCCGGAAGCCCGAGTGACAG CACCCTTATCAAAGGAGTTGTTtgcacaaaaaatataaagcaCAAGCGCATGACCTCTCAATACAAAAAACCTAGACTATTACTCCTAGGTGGAGCGCTGGAATATCAGAAAGTTCCAAATCAACTGGCTTCTTTTGATACATTGTTGCAGCAG GAAAATGATCATCTGAAGATGATCATTTCGAAAATTGAGGCTCTTCGACCAAATGTTTTGCTGGTTGAAAAAAGCGTTGCTTCACAAGCCCAGGAATATTTGCTGGCAAAGGAAATCTCCTTGGTTTTGAATGTTAAAAGGCCTTTGCTTGAGCGTATAGCTCGCTGCACTGGTGCTCTTATCACTCCATCAGTGGATAGTTTATCTAAAGCACGACTAGGGCACTGTGAATTGTTCCGGTTAGACAGGATTGTGGAAAATCACGAGGCTGGTAATCAGTTCAACAAAAAGCCATCCAAAACATTAATGTTCTTTGAAGGTTGCCCACGGCGTTTGGGATGCACG GTCTTACTGAAGGGCAAATGTCGTGAAGAActgaaaacaattaaacatgttGTACAATATGCAATTTTTGCAGCTTATCATTTATCTCTTGAGACCTCGTTCCTTGCTGATGAAGGTGCCACCCTGCCTAAAATGATAGTAAAACACTCGACAGACATGCCAGAGAGTGCAACAGCTGACACTGACATTTCTGTAATATCTGACACCTTTTCTTCTACCATGTGCCAGTCAGAGGCTGATGATGCTTCTAAAGTGAAAGACTCTGTTGGTCATGATGTAATGATTGGAAATCTGGGATCAGTGTCAGAGAATCTCAATGAACATAACTTTCATTCATATACCGACGCCATGGTGGATTATAGTGCTGACAACGTGCTCTCTGATCCATACTGTAATAACCTAACATCTAATTTGACTTTGGAGTCAGATTTTTTGCATCAGTGTAATGAATCAGAGGGGGAGACTATGTCTAGAGACCCTTCACGAGTAGATTTGCAAGAAACCATGTTTCAAGAGGAGAATGAGTGTGAAGTTGTTGACTCAACAAAAGACAATATGATTGAGGATGAGTTTTCTGGTGAATACTTCTCTGCCACTGAAGCCCATCAGAGCATATTAGTTTACTTTTCAAGTCATTGTGTGTCGAAAGGAACTGTATGTGAACGCACTAGGTTGCTGCGCATAAAGTTCTATGGCTCCTTTGATAAGCCACTTGGGAGGTATCTCCATGATGATCTGTTTGATCAG ACATCTTGCTGCCAGTCTTGTAAAGAGCCTGGAGAGGCTCATGTCCTTTGTTTTACACACCAGCAAGGGAATCTTACAATCAACGTTAGGCGTCTCCCCTCTGTGAAGCTACCAGGGGAAAGAGATGGCAAGATTTGGATGTGGCACCGGTGTCTGAGGTGTCCATTTGTGGACGGAGTTCCACCAGCAACTCGTAGAGTTGTTATGTCGGATGCTGCGTGGGGATTGTCTTTTGGAAAGTTCCTGGAACTTAGCTTCTCAAACCATGCAACTGCTAATCGAGTTGCTACTTGTGGccattctttgcaaagagactGCCTCCGGTTTTACGG GTTTGGGAGCATGGTTGTTTTCTTCCGTTATTCCCCTATTGACGTTCTTTCTGTCCATCTACCCCCTTCTGTTCTAGAATTTGGTTACATCCAAGAAAAGTGGATTAGAAAGGTGGCAGGAGAG CTTTTTAGTAAAGTGGAGACCTTGTATGTGGAAATATCAAATGTGCTGGAACAATTGGAAACAAATGTTTTGTCTCCTGGCATTGGAAATGAGCTGGCAGATGCCTATGACATTCATAACCACATACTGGATCTGAAAGACATGcttctaaaagaaaaaatggattATCAT AGTTTACTAAAATCAGCCAATGAGACTGCAGAGCCAGGAAATATGACTTTAGACATTCTGGAACTAAATCGGTTGAGACGCTCACTTCTAATTGGTTCACATGTTTGGGATCACCGGCTAAACTCCCTAGACtctcttattaaaaaaagtcttaGCTCCAAGGTTAAACAAGAAACTGAATCATTTGCAGATGGTAAGGAATTAAGAGTTGACTCACTTCATAAGGATCAAAGTTTTGACTCTTGGCTGGAGCAAAATAATTCTCAGCCTTCAAAATTGCACGAGTCTCATGAAAGTCATAAGCTTGTAGAGCCGGACGACCAACCTAAGTCTCGTCGTGCTTCTGAAGCATCTGCATGTTCTCTTGATGGGGAAGAACCACATTCAGATGCTGAATTTGTTTCCAACAAAACGTCATCTGAGTGTATGCCACCAAATGAATCCAATCTTTCCGAAAAAATAGATTTGGCATGGACTGGAACTGATCAACCTGTTCAGGTCAATGCTTCGGTTAAAAGGTTGGCACAACCAATGAGAGTTCATTCTTTTGATTCAGCATTAAGAGTCCAGGATAGAATCAAGAAAGACCTGCCCTTGTCGTTACACATGTCAACACTTAGATCTTTTCATGCTTCTGGAGACTACAGGAATATGGTTAGAGATCCAATCTCCAATGTATTGCAAAATTACTTTCAAATGTTGCCGTGGGAGTCGCAGAGGATAAATCTGATTCTGAGCTCCACACCGTCATTCATTTCCTCCATTTCTCACATTGCTGAAGGTGCTCGGTTGTTGCTTCCCCAAACATGTCACAGCAATAGAGTTATAGCTGTATATGACAATGATTACTCCAGCATAATATCTTATGCTCTTAGTTCTAAGGACTACGAAGATTGTGTTTCTGGGAAGTCAGATGTACGCGATGGTAGCTGGAATGCTCatgagagaaataaagaagATTTAACTAATTCCAGCCTTTCTGCATGGGCTACTTTAGACCTGGATTATATCAATTATGGTAGTTATGGGTCCGACGAAGTTCCATCTTCAATTAGTTCTCTTATCAGGGACAAAAAAACATCTTTGCACTTGCCAATCTCTTTCGGGGACGATTCTTTGGGGGCTGGAGGTAAAGTGAATTTTTCTGTCACTTGCTATTTTGCAAAGCAGTTTGATTCACTTAGGAAAAAGTGCTGCCCTAACGAAGTTGATTTTGTGCGTTCCCTGAGCCGTGGCCGGAGATGGAGTGCACAGGGAGGGAAAAGTAATGTATATTTTGCCAAGTCGTTAGATGAAAGATTTATTATCAAACAAGTAACGAAGACGGAATTGGAATCCTTCGAAGAATTCGCACCTCAgtatttcaaatacatgatggATGCGACGAACTCGGGAGGCCCAACCTGCCTTGCCAAAATACTTGGTATTTATCAG GTCACTGTCAAATACCCAAAAGGTGGTAAGGAAACAAAGATAGATTTGATGGTAATGGAGAATCTGTTTTACAAGAGAAACATATCTAGGGTATATGATCTTAAGGGATCAGAAAGATCTAGGTACAATGCAGATACAACTGGGACAAACAAAGTGATGTTAGACATGAATCTGTTAGAAACGTTGAGAACAAAACCCATATTTCTTGGAAGTAGGGCTAAGCGAAAACTTGAGAGAGCTGTTTGGAACGATACATCCTTTTTGGCG TCAGTTGATGTTATGGATTACTCATTGCTGGTTGGGGTGGATGATGAGAAGAAGGAGCTGGTATTGGGGATAATTGATTACATGAGACAATACACATGGGACAAGCATTTAGAGACATGGGTTAAAGCTTCTGGGTTTCTTGGGGGTCCTAAAAATGCTGCCCCTACAATTGTCTCTCCTAAACAATACAAGAAAAGATTCAGGAAGGCAATGACTACCTACTTTCTCACCTTACCTGATCAATGGTCatcttga
- the LOC112421090 gene encoding uncharacterized protein — MEHVERIKGYGEAMHGSVRRERLERLRPNGRVPRCGRGKGRAHCNDGERSSQVEEPEYEPQVEMEVQVEGDSDAQEVRDDEQQRVQPEPELEELDDYPGGPHDLTMLTKYHVHVTKMAADGVWRDNLKCVNNGKKIEAIHDDSNKARMVARWFRDGLRATVFHGCRIAATTRLTASCVLHLWIDGTRRHRVSIFRVRR, encoded by the exons ATGGAACATGTTGAGCGTATCAAGGGTTATGGAGAAGCAATGCATGGTTCTGTTAGGAGAGAGCGTTTGGAGAGGTTGCGGCCGAATGGTAGAGTTCCCCGGTGTGGCAGGGGCAAGGGAAGGGCACATTGTAATGATGGCGAGAGATCATCTCAGGTGGAGGAGCCAGAGTACGAGCCCCAGGTGGAGATGGAGGTGCAGGTGGAGGGTGATTCTGATGCTCAGGAGGTGCGTGATGATGAGCAGCAGCGTGTGCAACCAGAGCCAGAGCTAGAGGAGCTTGATGACTATCCTGGTGGCCCAcacgacttgactatgctgacGAAGTACCATGTTCACGTGACCAAGATGGCGGCTGATGGAGTG TGGCGTGACAATTTAAAATGTGTAAACAACGGGAAGAAGATAGAGGCGATACATGATGATTCAAACAAGGCTAGGATGGTAGCACGATGGTTTAGGGATGGGCTGAGAGCCACGGTCTTTCATGGCTGCAGGATAGCAGCTACAACCAGATTGACTGCAAGTTGTGTTTTGCATTTGTGGATAGATGGCACGAGGAGACATCGAGTTTCCATCTTCCGTGTGCGGAGATGA